Below is a genomic region from Syntrophales bacterium.
CAGCACCCTTTGACCCGTCAGGGCCGAGACAAAGATTACCGGTGCAAATTCCAGGAATTTAGCCTTGTCCCTGATCTCTTTCACATACTTTCCCGCAGTATCTCGATCCTTTTCCACCCTGTCCCACTTGTTGACCACAAAGATACAGACTGTCCCTCTCTCAAAGGCCAACCCAGCAATCTTGACATCCTGGTCGGTGATGCCTTCTTCAGCATCAATAAGGATCAGGGCCACGTCGCAGCGGCTTACCGCCCTTACAGCCTTGATAATGCTGAATTTTTCGAGGCCATGGGGTACCCTGCTCTTTCGTCTGATGCCTGCCGTATCAATCAGCAGATATTTCCTGTCCTTTAACTCAAAGGTGGTGTCTATGGCATCCCTCGTGGTACCCGGAATAGGGTTCACGATGGTCCTTTCGTAACCTAATATCTTGTTAACGAGGGAAGATTTTCCCACATTGGGTCTTCCGATGACGGCGATCTTGATCCGGTCTTCCTCTTCACGATCTGCCGGGGCAGGGGGGAGATGTCCGGAAACGTCATCCATAAGTTCCCCCATCCCGAGGCCGTGGAGGGCGGATATGGTGTAAATCTTCTCCATCCCCAGCCGGTAGAATTCATAGGCTAAATTTTCTTGTTTCGGGCCATCAATCTTGTTGATGACAAAAAAGACCGGCTTTTCCAATCTTCTGAGAATCTCTGCGATTTCAATGTCCTGCGGTGTTAAACCATTTCTGCCGTCCATGAGAAAAATGATGATGTCGGCCTCCTCTATGGCCTGATTTGCCTGTTCGCGCATCTGCACCAGGATTGTCTCCGCAGTAGCGGGCACAAATCCACCCGTGTCAATGAGGAGGAAAGATTTATTATTCCAGGTACA
It encodes:
- the der gene encoding ribosome biogenesis GTPase Der, which produces MKPVVTIIGRPNVGKSTLFNRFSGRNKAIVIDEPGATRDRNYADCTWNNKSFLLIDTGGFVPATAETILVQMREQANQAIEEADIIIFLMDGRNGLTPQDIEIAEILRRLEKPVFFVINKIDGPKQENLAYEFYRLGMEKIYTISALHGLGMGELMDDVSGHLPPAPADREEEDRIKIAVIGRPNVGKSSLVNKILGYERTIVNPIPGTTRDAIDTTFELKDRKYLLIDTAGIRRKSRVPHGLEKFSIIKAVRAVSRCDVALILIDAEEGITDQDVKIAGLAFERGTVCIFVVNKWDRVEKDRDTAGKYVKEIRDKAKFLEFAPVIFVSALTGQRVLKLFDTVNTAYCQYRKRVNTPELNRKVREFLALNPPPRYQNRANSFSYVTQVSVKPPTFVFFVREPKAIHFSYERFLVNRIRETFGFEHVPLRIIFRKKHKDTLAPFH